The following coding sequences lie in one Eubacterium ventriosum genomic window:
- a CDS encoding response regulator transcription factor, producing the protein MANKQKILIVDDDENIANLISLYLTKECYETRIEHDGQSALDAFKEYAPNLILLDIMLPGLDGYEVCREIRRESKVPIIMLSAKTEVFDKVLGLELGADDYIIKPFDSKELVARVKAVLRRYTEAPAPVEKKPDEKRVEYKDLIINLSNYEVIYKGKPVEMTPREIELLYFLASSPNQVFTREQLLDHIWGYEYAGDTRTVDVHIKRIREKIADTDQWSIGTVWSVGYRFEVHN; encoded by the coding sequence ATGGCAAACAAACAGAAAATCTTAATAGTTGACGATGATGAAAACATTGCAAACCTTATATCTTTATATTTAACTAAGGAATGCTACGAAACACGTATTGAACATGATGGCCAGTCGGCTCTTGATGCGTTTAAAGAATATGCTCCAAATCTTATTTTGTTGGATATTATGCTTCCGGGACTTGATGGTTACGAAGTATGTCGTGAAATAAGAAGAGAATCAAAGGTTCCTATTATTATGCTTTCTGCCAAAACAGAAGTTTTTGACAAGGTTTTAGGTCTTGAACTTGGTGCAGATGACTATATTATTAAACCTTTTGACTCAAAGGAACTTGTTGCCCGTGTTAAGGCAGTTCTCAGACGTTACACTGAAGCTCCGGCTCCTGTCGAAAAGAAGCCTGATGAAAAACGTGTTGAATACAAGGACCTTATTATTAATCTTTCAAACTACGAAGTTATTTACAAGGGCAAACCTGTTGAAATGACTCCAAGAGAGATTGAATTATTGTACTTCCTTGCTTCATCACCTAATCAAGTATTTACAAGAGAGCAACTTCTTGACCATATCTGGGGTTATGAATATGCCGGAGATACAAGAACTGTAGACGTTCACATTAAACGTATTCGTGAAAAAATTGCTGACACGGATCAGTGGTCAATTGGTACAGTTTGGAGTGTAGGATATAGATTCGAGGTACATAACTAA
- a CDS encoding ParB/RepB/Spo0J family partition protein: MEEIKNVNLTQLKPFKNHPFSVNFDKDFIELMNSIDKEGVIVPLLARPNPNGEGYELISGHRRKMVCEELGIEKIPVVIREMNDEQAIIAMVDINLMQREKIKLSEKAFALKMKLEAMSRQGQRSDLTSGQVDQRLKNRDVKTYGIEIEKKDNEELVFRNSEKTTNSYSSRKELAMQIGESERQIQRYIRLTHLIPQILEMVDAERIAFTVAVELSYLKETEQYELYAVMDLEQCTPSLTQAHRMKMSSQSGNLDMDNIYCILEEEKPNQKEKIKIPADLLEEFFPENFTEKQKIGLIKKLVEEWYIEQNEIDIKLSKR, from the coding sequence ATGGAAGAAATTAAGAATGTTAATCTGACACAATTGAAACCTTTTAAAAATCATCCCTTTTCAGTAAATTTTGATAAAGATTTTATTGAATTGATGAATAGTATTGATAAGGAAGGTGTAATAGTGCCATTACTTGCAAGACCTAATCCTAATGGAGAGGGGTATGAACTTATATCAGGGCATAGAAGAAAAATGGTATGTGAAGAGTTAGGAATAGAGAAAATTCCGGTTGTCATCAGAGAAATGAATGATGAACAGGCAATAATTGCAATGGTAGATATAAACCTGATGCAGAGAGAAAAGATTAAGTTAAGTGAAAAAGCCTTTGCACTAAAAATGAAATTAGAAGCAATGAGCCGACAGGGACAAAGAAGTGATTTAACTTCTGGTCAAGTTGACCAGAGGTTAAAAAATAGGGATGTAAAAACTTATGGAATAGAAATTGAAAAAAAAGATAATGAAGAATTAGTATTTCGAAACAGTGAAAAAACAACAAATTCATATTCATCAAGAAAAGAATTAGCGATGCAAATAGGTGAAAGTGAAAGACAAATACAACGATATATTAGGTTAACACATTTAATACCACAAATATTAGAAATGGTAGATGCTGAAAGAATAGCCTTTACAGTTGCAGTAGAGTTATCTTATTTAAAAGAAACTGAACAATATGAATTATATGCGGTAATGGATTTAGAGCAATGCACTCCGTCATTAACACAGGCTCATAGAATGAAAATGTCAAGTCAAAGCGGAAATTTGGATATGGATAATATTTATTGCATATTGGAGGAAGAAAAGCCAAATCAAAAAGAAAAAATAAAAATACCAGCAGATTTGTTGGAAGAATTTTTCCCTGAAAATTTTACAGAAAAGCAAAAGATAGGGTTAATAAAAAAATTAGTTGAAGAATGGTATATAGAACAGAATGAGATTGATATCAAATTGTCCAAGCGATAA
- the rlmD gene encoding 23S rRNA (uracil(1939)-C(5))-methyltransferase RlmD codes for MIKKNDILDLTIEDLGVNGEGIGKVDGYTLFVKDGVIGDKVTVKVMKANKNFGFARLMEIKEPSKDRVSPRCSVARQCGGCQIQCINYKEQLRFKKNKVYNNLVRIGGQSDFVMNDVMGMDEPFNYRNKSQFPVGMDKEGNIISGFYAGRTHSIINIDSCDLGLKIDGRDVNKEVMDTVKAFMTKYRIAPYNEVTHKGLVRHVLIRIGAKTKQIMVCVIINGKNLPNKEKLVEELCKLEGMYSISLNINTKKSNVILGDKVINLYGPGYIEDYIGDVKFRISPLSFFQVNPVQTEKLYNKALEYADLTGNEMVWDLYCGIGSISLFLAKKAKQVLGVEIVPEAIADAKINAKINGINNAEFFVGAAEDVVTEYFENHKDDEECKPDVIVVDPPRKGCDHKLLETIVEMNPERVVYVSCDSATLARDVKWLSENGYKLKEVTPCDMFGQTTHVESVVKLHRKDI; via the coding sequence ATGATTAAGAAAAATGATATTTTAGATTTAACAATTGAAGATTTAGGCGTAAACGGAGAGGGTATAGGCAAAGTTGATGGCTATACTCTTTTTGTTAAAGACGGAGTAATCGGCGACAAAGTTACAGTAAAGGTTATGAAGGCTAACAAGAATTTCGGGTTTGCCAGATTAATGGAAATAAAAGAGCCTTCTAAAGATAGGGTTTCGCCAAGATGCAGTGTGGCAAGACAGTGTGGCGGATGCCAAATTCAGTGCATTAATTACAAGGAGCAGCTTAGATTTAAGAAGAATAAAGTGTACAACAACCTTGTGCGAATCGGTGGTCAGAGCGACTTCGTAATGAATGATGTAATGGGAATGGATGAGCCTTTTAACTATAGAAATAAGTCTCAATTTCCAGTTGGAATGGATAAGGAAGGAAATATTATTTCAGGTTTTTATGCAGGAAGAACTCATTCTATTATAAATATAGACAGTTGCGACCTTGGCTTAAAAATTGATGGCCGTGATGTAAACAAAGAAGTCATGGATACCGTAAAGGCATTTATGACTAAATATAGAATTGCACCTTATAATGAAGTAACTCACAAGGGCCTGGTTCGACACGTACTTATTAGAATTGGTGCAAAAACAAAGCAGATAATGGTTTGCGTAATTATAAATGGCAAGAATCTTCCAAACAAAGAAAAACTGGTTGAAGAGTTATGTAAACTTGAAGGAATGTATAGCATTTCTCTTAACATTAATACTAAGAAAAGCAATGTGATTCTTGGGGACAAGGTGATTAACTTATATGGCCCCGGATATATTGAGGATTATATTGGAGATGTGAAATTTAGAATTTCTCCGTTGTCATTTTTCCAGGTCAATCCTGTTCAGACAGAGAAATTGTACAATAAAGCTTTAGAATATGCAGATTTAACAGGCAATGAAATGGTATGGGATTTGTATTGTGGAATCGGCAGCATATCACTATTTCTTGCAAAGAAGGCAAAGCAGGTTTTGGGTGTTGAAATAGTACCGGAAGCAATTGCTGATGCAAAAATAAATGCAAAAATTAATGGAATAAATAATGCGGAATTCTTTGTTGGAGCAGCAGAGGATGTAGTAACGGAATATTTTGAAAATCACAAAGATGACGAGGAATGTAAGCCGGATGTTATTGTTGTTGACCCACCGAGAAAGGGTTGTGATCATAAGCTTCTGGAAACAATAGTGGAAATGAATCCTGAAAGAGTGGTTTACGTAAGCTGTGACAGCGCAACGCTTGCAAGAGATGTGAAGTGGCTTAGTGAAAATGGTTATAAGTTAAAAGAGGTCACACCTTGTGATATGTTTGGTCAGACAACACATGTGGAGAGCGTGGTAAAACTACACAGGAAAGATATCTAA
- a CDS encoding 3'-5' exoribonuclease YhaM family protein, translating into MRYIETLREGERIQEIYLCRQRTTAMTKTGKEYENVILQDKTGSLDAKIWDPHSMGIDEFDALDYVEVNGDVTVFNGQTQLSIKRARKISETDVDPTNYLPCTNKNIDEMMMELTKFIAGVNNPYYKQVLTKLFIDNTEFAEAFKKHSAAKSVHHGFIGGLLEHTLSVAKMCDFFAKQYPILNRDLLMTSAICHDIGKVYELSDFPMNDYTDAGQLLGHIVMGSEMLGKIMDSIPDFPTKLKNELKHCILAHHGELEYGSPKKPALIEAMALNLADNADAKIETMTELLNSNSSASSDQWLGYNRLLETNVRKTSELK; encoded by the coding sequence ATGAGATATATAGAAACATTAAGAGAGGGCGAAAGAATTCAGGAAATATATTTGTGCAGACAGAGAACTACTGCAATGACTAAAACAGGAAAAGAATACGAGAATGTTATTCTTCAGGACAAAACAGGTTCCTTGGACGCCAAGATATGGGATCCGCACTCAATGGGGATAGATGAGTTTGATGCACTTGATTATGTTGAAGTAAATGGTGATGTAACAGTATTTAACGGTCAGACACAGCTTAGTATTAAGCGTGCAAGAAAGATTAGCGAAACAGACGTTGACCCGACTAATTATTTACCATGTACTAACAAAAACATTGACGAAATGATGATGGAATTAACAAAATTCATCGCCGGTGTTAATAACCCTTATTATAAACAGGTTTTAACAAAACTATTTATTGACAATACAGAATTTGCGGAAGCATTTAAGAAGCATTCAGCAGCCAAAAGCGTGCATCACGGTTTTATTGGCGGCTTGCTTGAACATACATTATCTGTTGCAAAAATGTGTGACTTTTTTGCAAAGCAGTATCCTATTTTAAATAGAGATTTACTTATGACATCAGCTATTTGTCACGATATTGGAAAGGTTTATGAACTTTCAGACTTTCCAATGAATGATTACACAGATGCAGGCCAGTTACTTGGACACATTGTTATGGGTTCAGAAATGCTTGGAAAGATTATGGATTCAATTCCTGATTTTCCAACTAAGTTAAAGAATGAATTGAAGCATTGTATTCTTGCACATCACGGAGAGCTTGAATATGGTTCACCTAAAAAACCGGCTCTTATTGAGGCAATGGCACTTAATCTTGCAGACAATGCAGATGCAAAGATTGAGACAATGACAGAACTTTTAAACAGTAACAGTTCTGCGTCATCAGACCAGTGGTTAGGATACAACAGATTGCTTGAAACTAATGTTAGAAAGACAAGCGAATTAAAGTAA
- a CDS encoding endonuclease MutS2, with translation MNEKVLKTLEYYKIIKMLENQAGSELGKKLCHALVPSADIHEIKENQKQTGDALSRIWQKGSLSFSGIHNIGESIKRLEIGSTLGTGELLRIDSLLKVALRVKTFSRRDDEAERDSLDDMFEAIEPLTNLKNDIERCIISEDEIADDASANLKNIRRQMKITNDRVHSQLSSLINSQSGHTYLQDALITMRDGRYCVPVKQEYRGNVNGIIHDQSSTGSTLFIEPAAVVELNNKLRELEGKEADEIQIILANLSMACAEHIYELKTDMKILPKLDFIFAKASLAKEMKASMPEFNDQRQINIKKGRHPLLDPKKVVPIDIHLGKDFNLLIVTGPNTGGKTVSLKTVGLLTLMGQAGLHIPAFEGSKLAVFKEVFADIGDEQSIEQSLSTFSAHMVNTVNILNQADQDSLVLFDELGAGTDPVEGAALGISILTFLKNIGSRIMATTHYSELKLFALSTEGVQNASCEFDVETLRPTYRLLIGVPGKSNAFAISSKLGLPDYIIEDAKSHIDSDNEQFEDVLSEIERQRIQIEKDQETIAVYKSQIKSLKRDYELKTEKLNEQRDKILNKAREEAVDILKEAKETADEAIKTINKYGKSGNTREMEKSRSNVGAKLKKNQVGSSIKAAKPKKAYKPSDFKLGTGVKVLSMNLNGTVASLPNAAGNLTVKMGILNSKVNIRDLEIIDEPDIKAPGLTRGSTGKIKMNKSMNIKTEINLIGKTVDEAISQLDKYLDDAYIAHLPQVYVIHGKGTGALRNAVQNHLKKCSYVKSYRTGEHGEGGAGATVVEFK, from the coding sequence ATGAACGAAAAAGTTCTTAAAACCCTTGAATACTATAAAATAATAAAAATGTTAGAAAATCAGGCAGGTTCTGAGCTTGGCAAGAAGCTTTGCCACGCACTTGTTCCATCTGCCGATATTCATGAAATAAAAGAAAATCAGAAACAGACAGGTGATGCCTTATCACGAATCTGGCAGAAAGGAAGCCTTTCTTTCTCAGGTATTCACAATATTGGCGAATCCATTAAAAGATTAGAGATTGGAAGTACTCTTGGCACCGGAGAATTACTTAGAATTGACTCCCTTTTAAAAGTTGCCTTAAGAGTTAAAACTTTCTCCCGCCGTGATGATGAGGCTGAAAGAGATAGTCTTGATGATATGTTTGAGGCTATTGAACCTTTAACTAATTTGAAGAATGACATTGAAAGATGTATTATTTCAGAGGATGAAATAGCTGACGATGCATCTGCTAATCTAAAAAATATAAGAAGACAGATGAAGATTACCAACGACCGTGTTCACAGCCAGTTGTCATCTCTCATTAATTCCCAGTCAGGTCACACTTATCTTCAGGATGCCCTTATTACAATGAGGGATGGACGTTATTGTGTACCTGTTAAGCAGGAATACCGTGGCAATGTTAACGGTATTATTCACGACCAGTCTTCAACAGGTTCTACTTTGTTTATTGAACCTGCTGCTGTTGTTGAACTTAACAATAAACTCCGCGAGTTAGAAGGCAAGGAAGCTGATGAAATCCAGATTATTCTTGCAAACCTTAGTATGGCTTGTGCTGAACATATTTACGAATTAAAAACAGACATGAAAATATTACCTAAGCTTGACTTTATTTTCGCTAAGGCTTCTCTTGCAAAAGAAATGAAAGCTTCAATGCCTGAGTTTAATGATCAAAGACAGATTAATATTAAGAAGGGACGCCACCCTCTTTTGGATCCTAAAAAGGTTGTGCCTATAGACATTCATCTTGGAAAAGACTTTAACCTTTTGATTGTTACAGGTCCTAACACCGGTGGTAAAACAGTTTCACTTAAAACTGTAGGACTTTTAACGCTTATGGGCCAGGCGGGACTTCATATTCCGGCTTTTGAGGGCAGCAAACTTGCAGTTTTCAAAGAAGTTTTTGCTGACATTGGCGACGAACAGAGTATTGAACAAAGTTTAAGTACTTTTTCAGCCCATATGGTTAATACTGTTAATATACTTAATCAGGCAGATCAGGATTCACTGGTACTTTTCGATGAACTTGGTGCAGGAACGGATCCTGTGGAAGGTGCAGCCCTTGGCATTTCAATTCTTACTTTCCTTAAAAACATCGGTTCAAGAATTATGGCAACAACACATTACAGTGAATTAAAATTATTTGCCTTATCAACTGAGGGAGTTCAAAACGCAAGTTGCGAGTTTGACGTAGAAACACTCAGACCAACTTACAGACTTCTTATTGGTGTTCCCGGAAAGAGTAATGCTTTTGCTATTTCAAGCAAGTTAGGTCTTCCTGACTACATTATTGAAGATGCTAAGTCTCACATCGATTCAGATAATGAGCAGTTTGAGGATGTTTTGTCCGAAATAGAAAGACAGCGAATCCAGATTGAAAAAGATCAGGAAACTATTGCAGTTTACAAGTCTCAGATTAAATCACTTAAACGTGATTATGAACTTAAGACAGAAAAGCTTAATGAACAGCGTGACAAAATCCTTAACAAGGCACGCGAAGAAGCTGTTGATATTCTTAAGGAAGCTAAGGAAACAGCCGACGAAGCTATCAAAACTATTAATAAATATGGAAAATCCGGCAATACCCGCGAAATGGAAAAATCCAGAAGTAATGTTGGAGCAAAGCTTAAAAAGAACCAGGTAGGCTCATCAATTAAAGCTGCCAAACCAAAAAAGGCTTACAAGCCTTCCGACTTTAAGCTTGGCACAGGTGTAAAAGTTTTGAGCATGAATCTTAACGGTACTGTTGCTTCATTGCCTAATGCAGCCGGTAATCTTACAGTAAAAATGGGTATACTAAACTCTAAGGTTAATATTCGTGACCTTGAAATTATTGACGAACCTGATATTAAGGCACCAGGCTTAACCCGTGGTTCAACAGGCAAGATTAAAATGAACAAGTCTATGAATATTAAAACTGAAATTAATTTAATTGGAAAAACAGTTGACGAAGCTATTTCTCAACTTGATAAATACTTAGATGATGCTTACATTGCACATTTGCCACAGGTATATGTTATTCACGGCAAAGGCACCGGAGCTCTTAGAAATGCAGTTCAAAACCATCTTAAGAAATGTAGTTATGTAAAATCCTACAGAACAGGTGAACATGGCGAAGGTGGTGCAGGTGCAACAGTTGTAGAATTTAAATAG
- a CDS encoding sensor histidine kinase — MDCVDNSLDDLDNPKQFLNDFNNVLDCDILILDSNRKPFYYTGTTSNLSKDSSNILIEKFKPDDYKNTHYKIGKFYNIFKTDTLSVVYEVKNNNKTYGYIVAHMPTSIIKKSCYDVTLIFYVTYAIILALSLIIFFNFMWFIYLPLKQIRLAAMEYAKGNFEYEGLKVNNDDEIGDVAHSLQYMSKQLNNSRAYQKEFISNISHDFRSPLTSIKGYIEAIMDGTIPPEDYNKYLSIVLSEANRLEKLTSGLRDLNRWNSTGPELIFEDFNMESVIASTVDTFQGSCEKKNIELVIQFPPKHCNVYADKGKIEQVLYNLLDNAIKFSNPGSKIIIKLYNKGEKQYCSVKDFGMGIPQDSIDKIWQRFYKTDLSRGRDKTGSGIGLAIVKEIIMGHNETIDVISTEGVGTEFVFSLKKSKR, encoded by the coding sequence GTGGACTGCGTGGACAACTCACTTGATGATTTAGACAATCCTAAGCAGTTTTTAAATGATTTTAACAACGTACTAGACTGTGACATACTTATTCTTGATAGTAACCGCAAACCATTTTATTACACAGGCACAACAAGTAATCTTTCAAAAGATTCTTCTAATATTTTGATTGAAAAATTCAAGCCTGATGATTACAAGAATACGCATTACAAGATTGGCAAATTTTATAATATTTTTAAAACCGACACTTTAAGTGTTGTCTACGAAGTTAAAAATAATAATAAGACTTATGGATATATTGTGGCGCATATGCCTACTTCCATTATAAAAAAAAGTTGCTATGATGTAACACTTATTTTCTACGTTACTTACGCAATTATACTGGCTCTTTCACTTATTATATTCTTTAACTTTATGTGGTTTATTTATTTGCCACTTAAGCAGATTAGACTGGCAGCAATGGAATATGCCAAAGGTAATTTTGAATACGAAGGACTTAAGGTTAACAATGACGATGAAATCGGTGACGTGGCGCACTCACTTCAATATATGTCTAAGCAGTTAAACAACTCACGAGCTTATCAAAAGGAATTTATTTCTAATATTTCCCATGATTTCCGCTCTCCTTTAACTTCTATAAAGGGCTATATTGAAGCTATAATGGATGGAACAATTCCACCGGAAGATTACAACAAATATCTTTCAATTGTTTTATCTGAGGCTAACCGTCTTGAAAAGCTTACTTCAGGATTGCGTGACCTTAACCGTTGGAACAGCACCGGTCCTGAACTTATTTTTGAAGACTTTAATATGGAATCAGTTATCGCTTCAACAGTTGATACTTTCCAGGGCAGTTGCGAGAAGAAGAATATTGAATTGGTTATTCAGTTTCCACCAAAGCATTGCAATGTATACGCTGACAAAGGCAAAATCGAACAGGTTCTTTACAACCTACTTGATAACGCCATTAAGTTCAGTAATCCGGGTTCAAAGATTATAATCAAGCTTTATAACAAAGGTGAAAAACAATATTGTTCCGTTAAGGATTTTGGTATGGGAATCCCACAGGACAGCATCGACAAAATCTGGCAGCGATTCTACAAGACCGACCTTTCCCGTGGTCGTGACAAAACAGGCTCCGGAATCGGACTTGCCATCGTAAAAGAAATTATTATGGGACACAACGAAACAATCGATGTAATCAGCACCGAAGGCGTTGGAACAGAGTTTGTATTCTCGTTAAAGAAATCGAAAAGATAA
- a CDS encoding CAP domain-containing protein translates to MKKIKLIIVIGLLSITIPQMNVNTFTVQAATVKKVSGVKKSKVKEGSYFYSKKKYYDGCYRKISWKKIKGVKGYQIYRYDYYAKKWNKILTTKNTSFKITDMCEGEKVKLKVRAYKKKKGKKIYGKFSKSLTYTEKSELYYTKNDKLIKKGCYASGVNGYHKYCDQQAFMLQNDYRKKANVVKLEWSDVLYEICKVRAKDIVDEFSHKKLDSTAKNILKNKYGYEEWMLWGNVGTKGYGVCIISGENIFSGSSSPKQAMKSWKTSQGHYHNMVHPDYRYGAIASYKGCWAAVFSMVDVDEIVLNNNTESLEPVLKILDRE, encoded by the coding sequence ATGAAGAAGATAAAATTAATCATAGTAATAGGATTGTTATCAATAACAATTCCACAAATGAATGTAAATACATTTACAGTGCAGGCAGCAACCGTTAAGAAAGTCTCAGGTGTAAAAAAGAGTAAAGTAAAGGAGGGCTCTTATTTTTATTCCAAGAAAAAGTACTATGACGGATGCTACAGAAAAATCAGTTGGAAAAAGATTAAAGGTGTAAAGGGGTACCAAATTTACAGATATGACTATTACGCCAAGAAATGGAATAAGATATTAACTACGAAGAATACTTCTTTTAAGATTACGGATATGTGTGAAGGAGAAAAAGTAAAGCTTAAGGTAAGAGCATATAAGAAGAAAAAAGGAAAGAAAATATATGGAAAATTTTCAAAATCTCTTACATATACAGAAAAGAGTGAACTTTATTATACCAAAAACGATAAGTTAATTAAGAAGGGGTGTTATGCCTCAGGAGTAAACGGATATCACAAGTATTGTGACCAGCAAGCCTTTATGCTACAAAACGACTACAGAAAGAAAGCAAATGTTGTAAAGCTGGAATGGTCTGATGTACTATATGAGATATGTAAAGTCAGGGCAAAAGACATAGTGGATGAATTTTCACACAAAAAACTTGATTCAACTGCCAAAAATATTTTAAAGAATAAGTATGGTTATGAAGAATGGATGTTGTGGGGAAATGTAGGAACCAAAGGATATGGAGTATGCATCATCAGTGGTGAAAATATATTTAGCGGAAGCAGTTCACCAAAACAGGCAATGAAATCATGGAAGACCAGTCAGGGACATTACCACAACATGGTGCATCCTGATTATCGTTACGGTGCAATAGCTTCATATAAAGGTTGTTGGGCGGCAGTATTCAGTATGGTAGATGTAGATGAAATAGTGTTAAACAATAACACGGAAAGCCTGGAGCCTGTGCTGAAAATTTTAGATAGAGAATAA
- a CDS encoding ParM/StbA family protein codes for MENKIEIIAIDHGWSNIKTVNTVFTTAVNRIANEPGIFDNVLQYEGNYYSVGGKRLEVKDTKVTDDSFYLLTLAAIAKELKIKGKNHADIFLSVGLPLTRFGAEKEDFIKYLSRKREVTFKFEKQTYRVNIVKVSVFPQCYAAVADRMFEYDRKHIVVDIGSWTMDLMTIKDMKPELSECDTRPMGLITCMHAINKECVAKFNCEIDESELEYIMKTGVCNMEEKYAKVVEDEMRRFANKVFNTLREFNININITPITFVGGGATVMKTYGENTGKNISYIEDIKANAKGFEYLAKAFILSKAKQRGEK; via the coding sequence ATGGAGAATAAAATAGAAATCATTGCAATAGACCACGGTTGGTCAAATATAAAGACAGTAAATACAGTTTTTACGACGGCAGTAAACAGAATCGCCAATGAACCGGGAATCTTTGACAATGTTCTTCAATATGAAGGAAATTATTATTCGGTAGGCGGAAAAAGACTTGAAGTAAAAGATACTAAGGTCACAGATGATAGCTTTTATCTTTTAACCTTAGCTGCTATAGCTAAAGAGTTGAAAATCAAGGGAAAGAATCATGCAGATATCTTTTTATCGGTGGGACTTCCACTGACAAGGTTTGGTGCTGAAAAGGAAGACTTTATTAAGTATCTGTCAAGAAAAAGAGAAGTAACGTTTAAATTTGAAAAACAGACATACAGAGTAAATATTGTAAAAGTATCAGTTTTTCCACAATGTTATGCGGCAGTAGCAGACAGAATGTTTGAGTATGACAGAAAGCATATTGTGGTAGATATTGGTTCATGGACAATGGATTTAATGACTATTAAAGACATGAAACCTGAACTTTCAGAGTGTGACACAAGACCTATGGGATTAATAACCTGTATGCACGCAATAAATAAGGAGTGTGTTGCAAAATTTAATTGTGAGATTGATGAATCTGAACTTGAGTACATAATGAAAACCGGTGTATGCAACATGGAAGAAAAATATGCAAAAGTTGTTGAAGATGAAATGAGAAGATTTGCAAATAAGGTATTTAACACATTAAGAGAATTTAATATCAACATTAATATCACTCCAATAACATTTGTTGGCGGTGGAGCAACAGTAATGAAAACATATGGAGAAAATACTGGAAAAAATATTAGTTACATAGAAGATATTAAGGCTAACGCAAAAGGATTTGAATATCTGGCAAAGGCATTTATTCTTTCTAAGGCAAAGCAGAGAGGAGAAAAATAA